The sequence TTAAGTTTGAAATTTGAGATTGTTTATATGGTAAGTTCGCATTTGAGCTAGCAAGTAGTACTATTATACTATGCTACAGTAGTTAATTTATTGCCATGATAGATTTATTTTCTACTTTAACCACAAAAAAAGGCATGCAGGATAATAAATGCCTTGGCTATTTACGACCTGCACATAATCATATGATGATATTCTTCACATTTGATCTAATATTtaccatttttcttttctattcatGAATCATGGGAACTATTGTTTCTGGTAGTCATTTATGTACCATCAGATCAATATGTTAAATTGGGTGTCTCCATTGTGTGCAGGGTTTTGATGTTAGGCTGGTCGATGTGAATAGGACGTGTAAAGTTACAAAGGTAATATAGCCTCCTCATTTACGATTCAgtagccatttttttttaacaattatGACTGATAAACGAGACAGGGTGGACAAGTTATCAAATACACTGCAATGTTAGCTTGTGGGAACTACAATGGTGTTATTGGTTTTGCTAAAGCAAAGGCTCCTGCAGTTCCGCTTGCTCTTCAAAAGGTATCAGAACTATACATGCATTCAAATCCATACTGTCATGCTTCTTTATGCTGCACGTGTGTAAATTTGGCTTGAAAACTAGACATGCTTATATACTATTGTCTGAGAATGTGCAGTCAACTCTAAAAGGTATTATGCCACTGGATTGTCTGTTCAAATAAGAAAACGTTTCAATATTTATAGAAACTCATCGCGGCATCTGTTATTTATAGTTTAATATGTTAATGGCCTATTGCCACAGGCATATGAGAAGTGCTTTCAGAATCTGCACTATGTAGAGCGGCATGAGGATCATACAATTGCACATGCAATTCAGACATCGTATAAAAAGACTAAGGTATCGTCAAATTTCTAGTTGTATATCTTTGTTGATGGTTGAAATTGATAGAAAGCTGTTTCCTTCTTTAGGGATTTTGGCCTGAAATTTTTAAGTGCTTGTAGGTGTATCTTTGGCCAGCTCCTACACAATCAGGGATGAAGGCAGGCAAAACTGTGGAGTTGATTCTTAACTTAGCTGGTTACAGGAATGTGAAATCAAAGGTATGAAACTGGCTCGAAAAATATGTTCTTTCGTTTCCAACTTTGTCCTGATGGAAATACTCTTGTAGGTTGTTGGTTCAAGGAATCCCCACAACACTGTGAAGGCTCTCTTCAAGGCATTAAATGCGGTAAATgggaggaattatattatatacattatctacattgatattatatttcaCCATTGTTTATCCTTTTCTATTCCTCTTTCTTTTGCTCGCAGATTGAAACTCCCAAAGATGTTCAGGAAAAGTTTGGCCGAACTGTGGTTGAATCATATCTACTGTGATAGGTAtgatcttcatcttttccttgAGTTTCTCTATTTTTGTAGGGGGGTGGTATGTGAGTGGTGAACATATTTGAATGCACTTAAGATGTGAGGATAAGTTAACTTTCATGTCCTACTTCATTGGACTTGGGGTAATTGCGCCTATATACATGAACATTTAGCGAATTCTGGTTTTCGACATGAACTAAAAATTCCGCctccaaatacacgaacttttaatTGTTCCGATTTTCACACGACTATCAATTTTCGTCGATCGTGGCTAGTTAAAGTGACAAATTAATATAATCGTGACAAGCTGAAGTAGCGTATGGAAATCCAAGTACCTCGTCTAGCACATCAATTGTTTAAACCATGTAGGCATTTAAGGCATCCACCTCAACATTAATTTGGGTGCAATTGATAATCGTGTGAAAAATCAGAacaattgaaagttcatgtgtTTGGAGGCAGATTTTTTAGTTTATGTGCAAAACTAGAATTggttgaaagtttgtgtatttaggcgcAACTAACCCATTGGACTTTGCAGTtgcttaaattttaattaattgcacaattttcatcaaatttgccTCTTGAATTGAATAACATGGAGTAGTTTTTTGAGATAATTGAATAACACAGGTCTAGCAGATTTTTGTTGTCTCATATGAGTACTACTCTTGTTCAATCTCAGGTTTACAAAGAAACAATATTGTCTGTGGATAGATTAATCTCTTGAGCATTTGGGATGACCAAGCTGTTATTTTCTGAATCGAGGTTATATAATAGGGAAAACAAACGACGCAGTGCCGGTGGCAAAAAGATGCTGAAAGGAGAACCACTTTGCTTTTGTTTTTGAAATGTGGAATCAAAATTGCTGAAATTGAGGAGCATAATCAATAAAATGCTTTTAGTTTTGCATAGTGAACTATTCATACCAAATCATTTTTCTTGATGCAGTTGCATATTTTAGTTGATTATGGTTTTAGGCTTATGCTCTTTCTCTGTCTCTCATGAATTGTGTTGAGGATAGGAAATAACGTTGATATGGGCACTTAATTTGTAAGATTTAGATTCCATTCCACAGCTTCACTTGGTGTAGTTTTGTACCAGCTCttttaaatatgtatttttccttcaaattATTAAGTTTTTATAGTCTTGCTGATCCATTCATTGAGTATGAATGATATATAGACATTTCTCTTTTATAGAGaggaacaacgacatcaataaAACTAAATAACATTTCAACTAAATTATTTCAACTTAGATAAATGAAAAACTTGATGCCATATTTGGATTCTTGCGGTGCCACCGGGTTTTCtacaacctttttttttttaatgtaattaaacGGGTCCGGGTTTAAACCTGAATTTGCTAAATGAATCATGATTTGGCGTGGGTATGACCTGGTGGCACCGTGCCACCAGTGATACACAAGTATTTGTGAAAAGACAATGCATATGTTGAATGCATTTGTAAGTGACAAATAAGATAGTGAAAAGCATTAGCAATGAAAACCACACATTAATCTTGTCTATTTagttatatatgtatttaaataaagaacacaCTAATCTTTTGTCTGTTGGTAACTTCACTTTCTTCGGTCGTGTTCTTGAAAACACTACTGCTTTATTGCTTTTGATAAGAAGGATAccattttcacaaataaaatactatacaCAAATTACATTTGCACAAGATAAATAATCGATTGCACTGCTTTGCTTTGCTTGCTCTTGTTTTTAGCCTTTAGGTGAGTTGGATGTTACAATATGATAATCAGATATTGTAGTTCCTGCTTCACATTATTTATAGCCTATGCattttcggcacagagattaaggagAACAAAATTAAGATAAAGATGTGTGTGTCACACGTGTTTAGTATTGTGTTTAAGGAATTTTTTATTGTTCTTAATTTTACCAaggaaaatgaatttttttccctttcactttaccttttatttatattttcagattatttaattattgtattttcgAAAATACAACATGGCAATTATATGAAATTTAAAGGAATCCGCACACACTGAAATTTaaaggaattaaaaaaaataaaaaaaataaactgaaaatttcaTTTCATTATGGCGCTAGTTTTTGGCTGCCATTATCCTCAAAACCAACAAAAAGAAATCTGCCAATCTCTAAAATTTCATTCAAACaacttaaaattttcaaatttcccACAATTTATATGTTTTGAAGAGTGATAACATTGTGTGCTTTATCACGTGTATATGTCTATTGTTGTATGAAGAATGTTGATATTTCATAGTTAGTTTCTTTTTTCCAAGATACTTGGTTGCCATTCAATCAACTAGGTCACTCATACGAGAAAAAAGTTGTccgtaaaaataaaaaaatgggtGTTAAAATGAGACAAAGTTAGAAATATCCTTAAAGCTTATGGATGAAGATCAAGTCAGCGAGCACTAAACAGAGGTGATTGCTGAAATCGAGGGACGTGCAACTTTTATacattgagtaattttaaatagtttaaacTTATTTAAAAGTGTGATTGGAATGAGATTATTGTATGTTTGTGATTagaataatagtaataatatgaTACTATTACATTATTGGCcttaaaatagattaaaaaataagGACATAATAGGCAAACTAAATTTGGTAA comes from Salvia miltiorrhiza cultivar Shanhuang (shh) chromosome 3, IMPLAD_Smil_shh, whole genome shotgun sequence and encodes:
- the LOC131016975 gene encoding uncharacterized protein LOC131016975, giving the protein MLACGNYNGVIGFAKAKAPAVPLALQKAYEKCFQNLHYVERHEDHTIAHAIQTSYKKTKVYLWPAPTQSGMKAGKTVELILNLAGYRNVKSKVVGSRNPHNTVKALFKALNAIETPKDVQEKFGRTVVESYLL